The DNA sequence TACCTTTCAGAAGACGTCTGAGTTGAATCTCAGACATGGCAGTGCTATCTTTGTTGGTTTGGCCTAATGAACTGCCACAGGTTTTGTGCATCTATgagattacaggcatttatcagattctcttatccagggtgactaACACAATGCAACTTTGACATAGTTATGCTGTTATACTGCAGGTTAAgtaaggttaagtaccttgctcaagggcagtgtacccaggaatcaaacctgcctTTTCCCATCAGGACAAACCGGCACTCACAGGTTGTCCTGTTTGCAGTCCCTGCTGTGCATTAAATGAGTGGGCAGCTGCACTAGAGTAATTGATGATCAGCTGGGATTGAAGCcagagggttgcaggtttgaatcctcATGTGGCATAATTGCATCTGCCTCCTTTTTTGTGCTATTTGGAGTTAAAtcaaaaagcacaaagaaaacaaagtaacaaagccaaaaaaaaatcagacttGAAATGAGTCAGAAGTTCTTCAATTATACTTTTGTTCACATGTGTACTTTAATTACAACAATTTAATTTGAACGCAGTGTGTTCATgtggtgcatttttaaattcccGTGTGTATTATGTAACTGTCTGTTGTGTGTTAGCAATGTCTTTAAGAGCAACATCTTAAAAAACCATTGGTGTGATTTTCTGTTTAGTTTAATGGCGCTGAGGGTGAGcgtggctgtgggtttgattGACCGCTTATGCTTGCTCGCACATCCCAAAGTGTTTTCTTTCCTGCGGCTCCCATCACTGAATGATGAACACAGACGCCCCCTTGTGGAAgttttgtgaaatgtacttTTACTGGACGAACAAGCACAGTATTTAGGCTTGTAATTTGGCACAAAAAAGTGGATTCTGTGTCGAAAAGCAGCCTGAAGTTAAAGAATGGAATGACAcattaaaaccttaaaaaattaGAGTGTGGAATCGCAGTTCATATACCACCAATATCAAACTCCCGTGAGAGGAAAAAGATGTACAGGtaattaaagttaaattaagGTGTAGACAGAAAAAATGTGAGATTGAGGGCGAAACTCAGGACAACAATCTGAGGAAGTCTTTCTGAGGTGGAAAAGGTTAAAAACactgtttgtgtacgtgtgtgctaACTCAACGTTTTCATTTCCCAGAAACCCTTGAGCACGGACGAGGCtctggactctctctctctcgggtttGAGAGCTCTCCGCCTCCCAGCACCCAGAAGAAGGAGCCGGTAAGTCACCAGAGAACAAGAACCTCcctacatcacttcctgtcaacAGTATAGTAAATAAAGTACTGCGTCAAATCAGTGCGGTCACAGCAAAATGGAATCTGCTGTTATACCATTAGCCAGCTCTGGGATGTACTTTGAGCATTTAATGCCCCTCTTAAACCAGTAGTGTGAGTTTAACTTTTAACAGAGTCATGAGTCTGTATGTTAAGGTATGCAGTAGCTCTGCCGCACCATGCAGGAGTCTGTGGCTGCTTTACTTCTCGTTTCTTACCACATCGttttctcctcctccgcctTGCGTGTGTAGAAAGTGGAGGACGTGTCCGCGATTGACGCCCTGTCCTCTGGGTTCTCCAACTTCGCCCCGCCTCCACCCTCCACACAGAAGGTAAACAgcaggagaaaaacagacagggaCTCAATCCACAATACAGCATGCCTGACAGCACTAGCTTATCTTTGTTTAGTAACAGCCTTGCACTCAACAATGTCTGCTACCACTACAATACGAACacttaacagatgctcttattcaggaTGATGTACTGGAGtgaagaacatcagtgttagtctcaggaatacaaaaattcTGTATCACCAAGAAGGTACTGGATGCCCTTTTAGAGATCAATAAGTTTAATGCTAACCTAGCAACAAATTGTATTGATACGAAGGAAAGCGCCACGAGACAGAGGACCTATCTTTACTTAGCTGTACCTGTAACATTAttccaaaaggaaatccaaagagagaaagaaacaaacaaaggaTATCTAAagagggtcaggggagccatggtggattctgaagaggtgagtctacAGTCTGTGTTGGACGATGGGCAGTGTTTCTGCTGTCCTGtctgcagtgggaagctcataCCACCACCggggggccagaacagacaagGAGACCTTGAAGTTCAGACACATGAGTGGGGTttggggaagaggagggggagatgTCCAGAGGTAGCAGAATGCAGAGGTCTGGTTAGTATGTAGGGTCTGACCATTTGAAGATAAAACGGAGCTGTCCCTTTACCTGCCTGATCGGCCAGCACCAAGGTTCTTGAATTTGATGTGAGTTCATTTAGGtcgccagtggagggagatgagaaggGGAGTGACACGACTGAGCCTGAGGAGGTTGTAGgtcagaggagcagcagcattctggaggagctgcagatgTCTGATGTTGGTGGCAAGGAGGCCAGCAaggagagttgcagtagtccagagaAGAGCTGACTAGTGTCTGGACTAAAACCTGGCTTGAGTTAGGTGGTGAGGATTCTCTGGATATTGCGCGAAAAGAATCTGATCACCCAACAAACGGCCATGATTTTCTCAGAGAGGGACAGCTTGTTGTCCAGTACCACTCACAGACGCCTAGCAGATGAAGAGGGTGACACTGTGGTACAATACAGGGTGAGGGAAAGCTCAAGCAGGGGAAAAGGACTTAGCTGTACTTGGAAGAAGATCATCTCAGTTTTAGCCAAGTGCAGCTTTAGGCAATGGCTTGTCATCTAGCTTGAGATGTCTGGTAGACAAGCTGAGATGCGTACCAACATGAATTGTATGAGGTAGGGGGGAGAGGAAAGAAACAGTTGTTTGTCATGACAAATGATAAGACAGGCCATGGGAGGATATGACAGAACCAAGAGACTTAGTATAGACAGTAGAGAAAGAGGACCAtggactgaacacacacacacacacattcacatacaacCTGGAAGTAGTGAGTGGGGAGAAAGGAGGCAAACCAGATCCCCAACATATTCAGGGAAGAGGTGGTGGTCAACCTCTTTCGAATGCTTCAGAGAAGTCGAGGCGGATTAgaaatgaggaagaggagagaggggttgAGTGGGAAGTGATGAGGAGAAAAAGGAGACAAGGTGGTAATGACGCGTCTGGATGGGGCTTGAATGTCAGACTGGGTGCAGAGCAGTTTCTCTTGATGGCCAGGCCCCAGCTGGTTTCATTCTCTGTGGATAGAGACTGACTGCAGCATGGCGAGGTCAATGGAGTGGAGCAGAGGGAAGAAGCCAGCTGACTGGGAGCTCTCCAGACGaatgttgaagtctcccagctgaaTCAATGAGCTAAGCAGGATCTCTAGCTCTTCATGAAAGTCAGCCAGCAGGGCCTGGTGGACAGTAGAGAGCCATATTAAACCGGTTGGTGGGGGTAGCAACAGCCCCAGCACGGAATTCAAATTAAGTGATACACAAGgccgaaagagagagagaagagaacatggccaggaagaggaagcaagcaGACCATATTGACCTTACTTGCCAGAGACGAAGTCTGAGGAGACGACCTCTTGGGCTGTCTGGGCTATGCTGCTTGTTTCAGTGGCAGAAAGAAACTGGAGGGAGGAGTAGGACGAGATGAAGCTGGCCTCTCGAGCTGCTGATCGGCAGTTCCATAGGTTCGCCTGCTCCTGTAAGGCTGTCGCAGGGGGACTGGGGTGGGTAGAGGGGTAGAGGAGGTTGGAGAGGTTTGGGTACTGCCCCCCGAAAAGATCCAGTGCTTCTGCTTATATGTGCTGCTTGAAATTGCAGGAATGTTACTGGAAGGATTCACTATGGGGATTCTCTAAGGGCCCCTCTACTGCtgtgttatctctctctctccctttatatatacactatctctctctctctttttctctctccctacccccttgctctttctccccccctttctctctctctctgtccttaaTCCATTCTCTTTTCCCTTCTCCAGAAAGTAGAGGAAAAGGTCACTGCAAGTGCTTCATCAGCAGGACCATTGAAGTCAGCAGCGCCACCTGCTGACAAGAAAGCCAAGTTAGAGAAGGTACTTCTTAAAAAACATTGAGCGCTAAATGAATTcagttgaatgaatgaaagtttCAGTGAATGCCAGTATCAGGTTTCTATGTCCTATGTCTAACGCTGTTCTTCCAGGCCCTTTATATACGCTTgctataattttaaaaaatatttgtaaatgtgtttgggTGGATTTTGGCATAATCTCCGAATAGTTTAGAGGTGACAGACATTACCACGTGGTTATTAGGGTTCTCAGGAACTGAAGGTGAACTGACCCATTGTAATCCCCATtcactccctcccacccccaccccaaatttGTTTTTCCCCAGGGTTGTGAGGACTTCTCTCTGAAGGGGGCTGTGGAGTCCCCCAAAGCCCCTGCTAACAAGAAGCCTGCAACGGATGGGGTGAGTTtgctactgtgatgtcacagttcacTGCCCCAACAACCAATTGCAGTCCTCTTTGGAGATATGACGTCAATTATCAACACTTGGAGCCTTGGAGTTGTGTTTTGGCCGAATAGGAAGAAACCAGGCCTGGCTCAGACACATACTTGAAATGCTTTAATTCGTTAGATGTTGGTTAAACTGCACCTGCAGGTTCCTGAGTATTTTTTCAACAAAGCATGTTGCTAACCAAAAACATACAATCACGCGAAGCGAAATTGGCCTGAGTAATGGTGAAAACCATGGTTCTTTTGAATTTTGTCAGTAATTAAAATGGGGTGTTTCTGGGGCGTTAAAGGGTTATGGAAGTTTAACTAATTAAATAacataaagtaaataaaataacccaGGTCTGGCGGGAGCACGAATGCAGATCAACTGTTATGATGCAAGAATACGGAGTATCTATAGAATgtagagtaaaaaaaattacactcttaaacttttttttctatttgaagAATACGTACCAGTGCATTTGCCTTTTAAACTGGGGGTCCAAAGCGATACAGATGTACAGGAAACTGACTGATTTGTGAGGGGCAGACATAAATACTCCACAGTGCCTTTGGCACATTGTATTCTGGGTCAGTCCTGTATTTACTAGGACTGTGAAGAAAAGGGCCTTTGTGTTTCTGGGTCTCACATCTCCCCCCTTCTGCCGTGACCCCGTGGTCAGTCCATGTCTCTGGACGCTCTGAGTGCTCTAGGGGACCTGCTGCCAGACGCCGAACCCGTACCGGAGCCCCCCAAAATCCGCCCCGAGGACATGGTCAAGGTACTGACACAGTGCATCAGCAAAATCAGTCCGCCTAGCTGTCCATTATGCACGTTTCAGAATATGTATTCAAACCTGGTCTGCACAATGCTtcaatgtgcgtgtgtgcgtgcgcgtgtgcatcACAGGTGGATGAGTTGAAGTCGGAGGAGGCCGTGAGagttggagagagggaggacaccCTTCCTCCAGACTACAGGTTCAAAGAGGAGGACCGGAAACATCTGCCCCCTCCCAAAATTGAGGTAAAAACACttacagactgacagacactcCCTTACACCCTCCCTCTTTACACACACGCCTGTGAAAGACCAAAATTATGGGTCACAGGCAAAACACAGGGGTCACAATTTTGTCTGTGGTCAAAATCTCTAAAATGTAATATCCCATCACTGGGTTGCCTTGACAACGCACACCATCCaggtttaatgttttttttaaatgtactttgcATCACTGTCCCCTGTcgcctcccccctcagccctCTCTGGATGCAGGGGAAGCTCTGGACATCCTGGCTGGAGGTTTTGATGCCCCTGCAGTCGCCCCCACTGTGCAGGCCCCATTACCCCCCTCCACAAAGGCCCCCAAACAGGTATAAGCACCCCTTTGCTGCAGAGACCCAGCACCCCAAATAGATTTTCACTTATCTGTTCATAAGCAGAAATAGCTCATTAAATTTCATATTGATTGTATTCTGATGTAGGCTATTCTACTCACGTCATGAAATAGCCCATTAAATGAAATCCAAATAGTGTCAAACCTAACTATGTTCTTACAGTAATTAACAGTGTATATTAAGAATATGCAACTTCATTTAAATTAACAGCTATTTAATGAACATTCTACCCCTCTCTACCCCACTCTGCTCCTCTCTACCCCATTCTACTTCTCTTGACCTCTCTGTCCTTCATTCTACCCCATCTACCCTTCAGCCCTCTAAGGGTACAGTAGATCATGTTGCCCCCCCCTCTGGAAAGGTATCCACATGTCATGCTGCTCCTCCGGGAGTTAAGATGCCCCCCGTAGAACCCGTCAAGAAGGTAAGAATCTGACCAGGTCAAGTATGGCTTGGGTCTGGCCAGGTCAATTatgtattcaaataaaaccCTTCTGCAGTTCAGTGCTTTCACACTTTAATATAATAAAGAATGTATTAATTAGAACTCTCTGATGTGTTCTTTGTACATTCCAGGCTTCTGGAATTTTTACAAAATTGTTTTCCTTAAAATTAAAAGCTGGTTGGTATTGTATGAATGTTACTGGAAGGATTCAGTAAGGAAATTCTTCAAGGGTCTCTGTCTTCCTTAAAATCAAGTGCTGCTTGAAATTGTAGCCATGTtatcctcactctctctctctctctctctctctctctcgcacacacacacacacacacacacactcctcagccTAAAGTGGACGACGTGGATTTTGTGCCCCGCCCCACAAAAGCCTCTGCTGTCCAGGCCCCAGTGCCCCCACCTACCCAGTCCCAAAATAAGGTAGGAGCCCCACCCGAACCATCACTGtacacccagcccccccccccccccccccagaaggtACGAGCCCCACCCTAACCTTCACTGtacacccagcccccccagaAGGTACAAGCCACACCCTAACCATCATTGTATACCCagcgccctccccccccagaaGCTACAAGCCCCACCCTAAAATTAAAAGCTGGTTGGAATTGTATGAATGTTACTGGAAGGATTCAGTAAGGGAATTCTTCAAAGGTCTCTGTCTTCCTTAAAATCAAGTGCTGCTTGAAATTGTAGCCATGTtatcctcactctctctctctctctctctctctctcgcacacacacacacacacacacacacacacacactcctcagccTAAAGTGGACGACGTGGATTTTGTGCCCCGCCCCACAAAAGCCTCTGCTGTCCAGGCCCCAGTGCCCCCACCTACCCAGTCCCAAAATAAGGTAGGAGCCCCACCCTAACCTTCACTGTacacccagcccccctccccccccccccccagaaggtACAAGCCCCACCCTAACCTTCATTGTATACCcagccgctcccccccccagaaGGGTATGAGCCTAACTTCACTATACAGACCCATTGTGTGATTAAATTGTGTCAATATAGCAgtatttacattaattttccagcaaaacaaacaTCTTCAGAGCTAGCTTGAAAGACAATTTGCTAGTTAGTTATTTATCTGTTTCTTAATTTTGCAAGAAGTTTTGTCAGCATGAACGTATTCATCATGTTATTCAAGCCAGCAAAGTAACTTCCAAAACAGATGTACACCAACTTCATAtacaaggaaaggaaaaaatcaCTTAGAGCAGGGATAATGTCATTCAAAATGGCTTTTCACAAAATTGACTTATTgtaatgtttgcattttcattataatatattgttgATCATGTAGGCATTATTAATCAACTActtcaaaatttgttttttcttaaatttttgtGCAAAATAGCTCACTTGTGATTTGGTTGGACAAAATGCCTTTGACTCTCATGCAAACCAGAATACTGCTTCCGCTGAATTATGTTGTGGTTCTGCACAGACAGAAAATTCACCAGCTCTGCTGTGTCAAAGTCCTCATCCTCTCTACTGCCTCGGTTCTCTCTTCCTGAATGTAGaaagcccctcccactgtggctgctggccccgcccccgcagcgCCCACAGCAGCTAATACGGATGAGGTGTGTACCGCTATATAATAACTCATCACTCACTCTTTTATCGAAAGTTTCACCATCAGTAGTAGTAATGCTCTTAATTTGTGTCTGTTCCTTTTGGGGTAAGTCAATTCGGCTCATAAAACTCAATTCTTTAATTGAAAAATTCATTATAGAATAcgatttttcagttaatttcctgatTTGACTTAATTGGTGATGTGTGAAAATcatgaagagagaaaaaaaatcatgtttatttgaaCTATACTTCTTGAATTTCATgtagaaatttaatttaaaagaactgaatgTTGGCTGTAGAACTGCCTTTGCGCAGTGTGTTCTGGGTCAGTCCTGTATTTATTGTGTCTGTGAAGAAAAGGGCCTTTGTGTTTCTGGGTCTCACATCTCCCCCCTCCTGCCGTGACCCCGTGGTCAGTCCATGTCTCTGGACGCTCTGAGTGCTCTAGGGGACCTGCTGCCAGACGCCGAACCCGTACCGGAGCCCCCCAAAATCCGCCCCGAGGACATGGTCAAGGTACTGACACAGCCTAGTGCATCAGGGTGACTGATCCACTGCTTCCACCCTGTGAAGGAGAGACTGCTTTTCTGTTGAATGTCCAGGATTGGTTAGGATGtcatttgtttctttctgtAAATCTTTAAAGAGATTATTTTTATCAGTGGAAACCTTGCATGTAAGATTGCATTGTTTTCCAGTCGAAACCATATATAGTTGCTCACCATTAGTGTTCACTGCTAGACATTGTCAAGGTCAAGCATCAGACCTGTGGGTTCGTAACAACCATTTTGAGAACCAAATGACCTTCctgctttttaaatatgaagGAATATTACCTTAAACTCACAACTGTCCTCTCGATTTCTGTGTCTGGGAGATCTCGGTTGGCATAGTAATGAGggttttgtctttgtctttcatGAATCAAGCAGGATCAAGAAAGTCGATGCgttcactgaacatttttaaacaccGTGTTAAGAACCCGGAGCCGAACATCTGTATTAAATTGAATGTCTGTGGTTTGAGTCTTGGCAAGAACTTGACTCCATTTTACCCAGGTctgcacaaaatggctgaatatctgtttgtgtgtgtgtgtgtgtgtgtgtgtgtgtgcgcgcgtgtgtgttcatgtgtgcgtacgtgtgtctgtgtgtacgtacgtgcgtgcgtgtgtgtgtgtgtgtatgcacgtgtgcgcgtgtgcgtgtgcatcacAGGTGGATAAGTTGACGTCGGAGGAGGCCGTGAGagttggagagagggaggacaccCTTCCTCCAGACTACAGGTTCAAAGAGGAGGACCGGAAACATCTGCCCCCTCCCAAAATTGAGGTAAAAACACttacagactgacagacactcCCTTACACCCTCCCTCTTTACACACACGCCTGTGAAAGACCAAAATGATGACACATCATCACAGGCAAAACACAGGGGTCACAATTTTGTCTGTGGTCAAAATCTCTAAAATGTAATATCCCATCACTGGGTTGCCTTGACAACGCACACCATCCAGGTTTAATATTTACTTTGCATTACTGtctcctgtcccctcccccctcagccctCTCTGGATGCAGGGGAAGCTCTGGACATCCTGGCTGGAGGTTTTGATGCCCCTGCAGTCGCCCCCACTGTGCAGGCCCCACTACCCCCCTCCACAAAGGCCCCCAAACAGGTATAAGCACCCCTTTGCTGCAGAGACCCAGTACCCAAATAGATTTTCACTTATCTGTTCATAAACAGAAATAGCTCATTAAATTTCATATTGATTGTATTCTGATGTAGGTTATTCTACTCACGTCATGAAATAGCCCATTAAATGAAATCCAAATAGTGTCAAACCTAACTATGTTCTTACAGTAATTAACAGTGTATATTAAGAATATGCAACTTCATTTAAATTAACAGCTATTTAATGAACATTCTACCCCTCTCTACCCCACTCTACCCCTCTCTACCCCACTCTGCTCCTCTCTACCCCATTCTACTTCTCTTGACCTCTCTGTCCTTCATTCTACCCCATCTACCCTTCAGCCCTCTAAGGGTACAGTAGATCATGTTGCCCCCCCCTCTGGAAAGGTATCCACATGCTATGCTTCTCCTCCGGGGGTTAAGATGCCCCCCGTAAAACCCGTCAAGAAGGTAAGAGCCCCCCCCCTCGGTATAAGGTCTTGGCTCAGGTCTGACCAGGTCATGCatgtattcaaataaaaccCTTCAGCAGTTCAGTGCTGTCAGTAATCTTCTCTCACTTtaatataataacattttttatattcatttgaaCTCCCTGATGTGTTCTTTGTACATTCCAGGCGTCTGGAATTTTTACAAAATTGTTTTCCTTAAAATTAAGAGCTGGATGGTTGGAATTGTATGAATGTTATTGGGTAACATTCTTCAAGGGTCTCTGTGCTGCTATGTCACCAAATTTGAGCCtcaccgtcctctctctctcagcctgtcTCTCAGCCTGACTCTGACTTTTCCCTGGACGCACTGGTGGATGATGTCGTCACCCCCACAGCCGCCTCCGCTGTCCAAGGCGCTCCTCAGGTGCGGACACCCTAACCAGAATCTCCATGGCGATGGGTCTATGTACCGTTCCAGGAGATTGTTCCAAGTATTTTCCAGCTAGTTTATTACCCTCAGCTATAACCTGATCAATCTGGtttttgccccttttttgtcattctgttactatgtaaagtgtctttgtgacagtgttctGTAAACTCCATACAAATTCAATTGGATTTGATTTGAATATCCCAATATGCATCACAATAATGTGCATGCGCATACAGATTTATGGTCTGCATATACATATctacgtgtgcatgcatgtgtgcgtgcgtgcgtgagagagtgtgtgtgtttgtgcgtgcctgtgtgcgtgcgtgagagagtgtgtgtgtttgtgcgtgcctgtgttgGTGTAAGAATTAAGAGCCAGAATAGCATCACTGGGCACTCTTTAATGTGTACATGTTGATTTTGAATTTGTCTCCAGTTGTCAGATGCTTCAGATGCTATGGATGCCCTTTCAGACACCCTGAAGGACATCGCCCCTGCTCCAGCACCTGCCCCCGTCCCTGTCAAAGATGTTGTCAAGGTGTCCCTCTGAtttgagccacacacacacaaataatgaaTCTGTTTAATCAATAATATTATGAATCCATTTTCCCCATTGTTTGGCAAATGCTCTTTGTATTGTGCTTTTGCATCAgggctataataataataattattgttgttgttattgtcactgttattataacaataataatatcaataaaatgTGGACAGAGCTTTCCAATGCCATCTGCGCCCATTCAAGGAACCAACCTCTAACCCAGGGTTACTGACCCTCTCCCTCATCGTGTGTGCTGTTCTATCCATTTCAGGAGAAGAAAGTAGTGGAAGAGAAAGTCATAAAGATGGGCGAGAGAGACGACACCCTCCCACCCGAATTTCAGCTCACGGAGAAGGAGCGCAAGGTACTGAGAAACACGAGGGGTTAtcttactcccccccccccccccccccgagtacTTAATAAATTAATGACGTGGTACAGACCATGGCTCCACTGCAATTGATTTACCACTTGCTGTATATACATGAGTAATACATCTAAAAGAATCGGTCGCACTAAGTGTGCATCTGGTTGCGTATTAGTCCCAGAGTACTTGgacaataaatgaatgaagtgGTACACTCGATGGCACCAGTGCAATTGAATAcatatatagcctgcatgaatAATACATATGCTGAATCAATAGAATATGAATACGAATTTGTTGCCGTTGTCTCACTTGCATCTTTTTagctcagtttttttaatgtcccaGTTTAATCAGAAAGGTTGCAAGCATTAAtgtggctttgtttttgttttcaggaaatggagaaggagaaggccaAGGCCAAGGCAGACGTTAGACCCAAGAAGGTTTGacataaaaataacttttattgaCCATTCAGGGAGTTAAATGGAATATTTCTCACTTTCCTTTGTGTCTACTCTTCCACGTTTGGACATGGGCCTCAGTTGCTCCTCTCCTTGTCCCTGCAGAAGTCCATTGACGATGATGCGGCCCTTGATCTTCTGTCTGGTGACTTCTCAACACCGGCTGCTCCGGCTGCTGTGGCTGCGTCAGCTGCTCCAAAGACGCAGTCGGCTGCCTGCCCTGCAGAGACTATGCCCGGCGAGAAGGTTCTGTGCCTGCAAACTGCAGCTCTTCTTATTTACAACCTTAAAAGCGTCTGAAGCTCTTTttatcataacattttaaaaaatacctgACAAGCAGGAAAGAACCTTAATGAGGAATGTTTGGTATACACTACATGGCGAAAAGTATGGGGACACCTGACATCTcttccaaaatgatgggcattaatgtggagCTGGTCCAtgctttgctgctataacaacctccactcttctgggaaggctttatgctagatgttagagcattgctgcattcagtcagaagagcattagtgaggttgggcactgattgagcgattaggcctggctcgcagttgttGGCTTTGccgttgatcccaaaggtgttggtcagggctctgtgcaggccagtcaagtccttccacaccgttctcaaccaaaccatttctat is a window from the Anguilla anguilla isolate fAngAng1 chromosome 14, fAngAng1.pri, whole genome shotgun sequence genome containing:
- the cast gene encoding calpastatin isoform X14, coding for MPHNKKKKHSRHGKPKGAAQAAKAAQAAPAGVAASEGPAPDGGAEGVEVGPRSPTAAPEATSQQKQPTSAPVGLASTGKPAEFEKAATSPAAAAAKPAATTAAAGAAAAATAAVKQVTPGAATAPKESPKQAKAPASPSKAKPFNAAAGAAVQATSPKETPKESPKTTPIASSKWEPAKTEPAKLAVGADKAAKPADNQGKPQDVKPKESPKSSPISPTKGKPVKGEPAAAAEAAAKKGKPEEVTPKETTKPKPSSLSKVEPSKPVAGAADVLKGKPKPGKPQEGSKIQVEVVPIPVTKSADGKNIPADLPEVKPTKPLSTDEALDSLSLGFESSPPPSTQKKEPKVEDVSAIDALSSGFSNFAPPPPSTQKEIQREKETNKGYLKRVRGAMVDSEEKVEEKVTASASSAGPLKSAAPPADKKAKLEKGCEDFSLKGAVESPKAPANKKPATDGSMSLDALSALGDLLPDAEPVPEPPKIRPEDMVKVDELKSEEAVRVGEREDTLPPDYRFKEEDRKHLPPPKIEPSLDAGEALDILAGGFDAPAVAPTVQAPLPPSTKAPKQPSKGTVDHVAPPSGKVSTCHAAPPGVKMPPVEPVKKPKVDDVDFVPRPTKASAVQAPVPPPTQSQNKPKVDDVDFVPRPTKASAVQAPVPPPTQSQNKKAPPTVAAGPAPAAPTAANTDESMSLDALSALGDLLPDAEPVPEPPKIRPEDMVKVDKLTSEEAVRVGEREDTLPPDYRFKEEDRKHLPPPKIEPSLDAGEALDILAGGFDAPAVAPTVQAPLPPSTKAPKQPSKGTVDHVAPPSGKVSTCYASPPGVKMPPVKPVKKPVSQPDSDFSLDALVDDVVTPTAASAVQGAPQLSDASDAMDALSDTLKDIAPAPAPAPVPVKDVVKEKKVVEEKVIKMGERDDTLPPEFQLTEKERKEMEKEKAKAKADVRPKKKSIDDDAALDLLSGDFSTPAAPAAVAASAAPKTQSAACPAETMPGEKGPVLDALSSTLLPDTPGFRPKQSPVGEKPKQSPVGDKPKQSPVGDKPKAKSGKSKSRSKKQAVADTSAIDELSGQLGSDVVSTSPAKKSSKS
- the cast gene encoding calpastatin isoform X11; this translates as MPHNKKKKHSRHGKPKGAAQAAKAAQAAPAGVAASEGPAPDGGAEGVEVGPRSPTAAPEATSQQKQPTSAPVGLASTGKPAEFEKAATSPAAAAAKPAATTAAAGAAAAATAAVKQVTPGAATAPKESPKQAKAPASPSKAKPFNAAAGAAVQATSPKETPKESPKTTPIASSKWEPAKTEPAKLAVGADKAAKPADNQGKPQDVKPKESPKSSPISPTKGKPVKGEPAAAAEAAAKKGKPEEVTPKETTKPKPSSLSKVEPSKPVAGAADVLKGKPKPGKPQEGSKKPVVDPFDALADSLPSEAPAPTAPVYTGPEVTEGKNIPADLPEVKPTKPLSTDEALDSLSLGFESSPPPSTQKKEPKVEDVSAIDALSSGFSNFAPPPPSTQKEIQREKETNKGYLKRVRGAMVDSEEKVEEKVTASASSAGPLKSAAPPADKKAKLEKGCEDFSLKGAVESPKAPANKKPATDGSMSLDALSALGDLLPDAEPVPEPPKIRPEDMVKVDELKSEEAVRVGEREDTLPPDYRFKEEDRKHLPPPKIEPSLDAGEALDILAGGFDAPAVAPTVQAPLPPSTKAPKQPSKGTVDHVAPPSGKVSTCHAAPPGVKMPPVEPVKKPKVDDVDFVPRPTKASAVQAPVPPPTQSQNKPKVDDVDFVPRPTKASAVQAPVPPPTQSQNKKAPPTVAAGPAPAAPTAANTDESMSLDALSALGDLLPDAEPVPEPPKIRPEDMVKVDKLTSEEAVRVGEREDTLPPDYRFKEEDRKHLPPPKIEPSLDAGEALDILAGGFDAPAVAPTVQAPLPPSTKAPKQPSKGTVDHVAPPSGKVSTCYASPPGVKMPPVKPVKKPVSQPDSDFSLDALVDDVVTPTAASAVQGAPQLSDASDAMDALSDTLKDIAPAPAPAPVPVKDVVKEKKVVEEKVIKMGERDDTLPPEFQLTEKERKEMEKEKAKAKADVRPKKKSIDDDAALDLLSGDFSTPAAPAAVAASAAPKTQSAACPAETMPGEKGPVLDALSSTLLPDTPGFRPKQSPVGEKPKQSPVGDKPKQSPVGDKPKAKSGKSKSRSKKQAVADTSAIDELSGQLGSDVVSTSPAKKSSKS